Below is a window of Nasonia vitripennis strain AsymCx chromosome 2 unlocalized genomic scaffold, Nvit_psr_1.1 chr2_random0003, whole genome shotgun sequence DNA.
AAAATGAATTCCATGTCCCGATAAAATTAAGTTTTGAGACTTAACTTTATTGGGGTCAAGATGAATTGACAAGataaaaacataatatttatatcaaagtagacattttttaaaaacaagttAATGCTCTTTGTCGAAAGCAACGATGTATAGTAGACTTTTAGATAGAAATTCCTGCAAGAGGTCATACAGGATTTTtgtaagcaataaaaaaaaccaTTAATGCttacaaaaacaataaataaagtcTAAGTTAAGACTAGACAAATTTTCTTCAGGAAACGTACCTCTGACATAATCCATTCTTGCAGAATCCAAAGCTGGTGCGACCTCTTGGTTTTTTGTTGCATTGCAGGGTTTGCCAGTTACCGACGAGCGCGCTAACTCTTCGTCCGTAAATACGTTTTCCAAAAGATCATTGGTACAACTCTCAACAGAACTTTTGTTTAAATTGCTTATAATGGATGATTTGAGATAAAATTTCTGTTGAGCAGAGTTATGAGCGGTCTTATTCCCAGCAGAACTTGTTTTGCCACTTTCATAATTAGTTTTGGCCTTCAGAACAAATATATGGTTGTATAAGTTTCTACAAGATATTTTATAAGAATAAAGCGAAGAAAAGCACCAATTGATTTACCTTCTTTGTCATTGGTTGCTTGGATGAGTTACCATCATCATCTTCTTCATCAGATGAGTCAACTTCCGCATCCGAACTCTGCAAAGTATTAATAgcatatgaattttaatagGTATTAATAATGTCTAATGGGTTTACTgcccgagcgaagcaaagacAATAATCACCTAAGAGAAAAATCGACTTTAGTCCCGTGTTGAATTTAGGACTTTATTCACGACTTCGACtaaataactaaaaaaatctaaatgttTTGAATAAACGTGTCTAAGTCAATGGTGGCCATGAGTTGGTCTTTACTCATTTCCAAGGTCATTTGCAAGTTCAACTtcagttttaaaaatgaaaatgttaagAGAGTAGGATGTTGCAAGAGCTCGATTTTCCACGTTCAAATAGTTAATTTAGGAAAGAAAAAGTAGAAGTTTGTCTTAAATCGGTTAATTTGACTTTGTCTTTTActaatcataaatatttttgctgTAGGTCAAAATTATCTTGAAGGGTCCTTTTTTAGGTTAAACTAATAGTTTTGATATAGCCCAACCCTAACGAAAATTACTGCACACAAACCGATAGAATTCTCACAAATATTGTTACACATCGATATTTGGTAAATGTTTATGAAGTACGCTCGACCAGCTCATAAGGAACCCTAGGAAAACAAACTGGGTAGATTACAGAGAGGAACTCAAGGTCAAGATCAGTTGCTTCCCTGTCACATACGGGACGGCGGAGGACATCGATCACTGCAGTAGGATCCTAAGGGACATAATAATAAGTTCTTACAAGAACAATTGTGTACTTTGGCTGAAGAGGCTATCGAAGGGTGCTCCCTGGTGGAATAAGTCACTGGAGAAACGCAGAAAGAAAGTGAGGCGGCTATACAACTGGTCCAAGCACACGAAGAGTGACAAGAACAAACGGGCGTATAGTGCGGAGAAAAAGGAATATAAGAAGAAGATCGAAAAAGCCAGGGTGGAGGGTTGGAAGCGATACTGCAGAAGCCAAAGCATGTTATCAGGCACGGCCAGGCTGCGCAGTGTCAAATACCTTGGAGTCACACTCGACGCCTCAACTGAACGTTCAAAACTTAACTAAAGCTGAATAAGTAATAAGGGATAATAAGGCGAAAAAGGCATAATAAAGTCCTTGTTTTTAATAAGCACGTTACTCCGCCTTATTACTCCTCATTTCATACTCCTTGAACTTAAGATTATAGCGTGTAGGGGCCTTCAGGCTTAATCGCATGCAAGACCGACTTAAATGGCGCCAGACTTCATGTccgaaaaaattgttataaGAAACGTTATTGATCTATAGTCGATGCGTACGTGTAATTATATAGATAGGTAAGTCGTAATTAGGTTAGGACAGAGTCTATAGCCGTTTAATAGATTGACCTTCGGCGTGCGATCGTGCCTAATATCATTGTGatcatatttatattcgaGAAAAATATGTGCACTTAGTAACTTTTAGTAACAGTATCcttgtatgaaaaaaaatgtaacgaATTCCGTAACTATAGTTGCAGTcatatgttattattttttacatacttTCTATATGTTTACCCCCCAGCTAAAAAATCTCAAGTGAGCACTCACGCGATTACTAACATTCACATGGGTAATCGTGTGTACATCTATCAATTAATGATGCGATTATTCACATAATTAAATAATCAAGCAATTTATCTTGAGATTAATCGCGCGACTACTAACGCAATTAATTACGCTTCTATTTACGCAACTAATCACGTGACCACTAACGCCACTACTTACGCGACTATTTACGTGATGTACTCAATAAAATAGCATAACATTCTTactcaataaaataattgtatagaataaaattataaaaaaataaaattgaagagTGGAATACCCTATGCCACGTAAGTAGTCACGTAAGTATTTACGTTAGTGATAGCTCAGTAATCACGTGAGTTTTTTCAGCAGGGTCATACTCTCTGCGTCGTTCTTGCATTATATTCCACGGCCAATAATACAAACTTGCTATGTAGCATCTTCTTACAGTTTCTAATAGTAAGGACTATTGGAAAGTGTAAGAAAATCTAAGACACTTAAGATTCAGatggttatatatatatatatatatatatatataaccatCTGTACACCATCTGTtcaccatatatatatatatatatatatatataaccatatatatatatatatatatataaccatatatatatatatatatatatatatatattgtacctgactcccaaaaaaaatttcagcgcgattccttcatTTGGCTTTGAGTTCTAGTTGGTCTAAGTTGaggttttaagcaatttttgcatttttttgcctattttcaatgatgctcataagggatgcatttttaactaaaactaccca
It encodes the following:
- the LOC116416271 gene encoding uncharacterized protein LOC116416271, with translation MTKKAKTNYESGKTSSAGNKTAHNSAQQKFYLKSSIISNLNKSSVESCTNDLLENVFTDEELARSSVTGKPCNATKNQEVAPALDSARMDYVRETVHKFFGKTSKINSRINKAAQNKISTKHKDLKKRKKNSE